From Xiphophorus couchianus chromosome 23, X_couchianus-1.0, whole genome shotgun sequence, one genomic window encodes:
- the LOC114138956 gene encoding protocadherin gamma-C5-like gives MTKKMGYRDWRWQALWWHQLFILWSTIEAQTRYSIPEELKPGSVVGNLAKDLGLSLAEIFYRKLRVASEAGEQYFSVDAGKGELVVNDRIDREALCGQSVSCVLPLQLVIENPLHLHRLDVEIKDINDNSPVFQAKQLSIKIAETAAVGTRFALENAEDLDVGSNSVKSYSLSRNECFALKMKEVDDGRAVPELVLEKSLDREKKAVHELKLTAVDGGNPALSGTAQIVIHVLDANDNFPVFEKNNYKISLPENTEKGTSVIKITATDADEGPNGEIEFFFGPRTPESVLSIFEIKSLTGDIYLTGNLDYEKSTSYKIEISAKDKGVPEMESHCRLQVDVLDINDNIPEIVLTSEPQPVREDAPSGTVVALLNARDADSGNNSKVTLHSNEVFPFALKPSFSNIYALVTSGPLDREKFSEYNIEITASDSGSPPLSSKKVIPVTIIDVNDNPPIFSQASYDVYLKENGLPGSILYSVSASDLDSGENAKISYSILDSKVQDVSVSSYVYINSDNGSIYSMHSFDYEKLKVFQIQVQAKDQGSPSLSSNATVHVFILDQNDNTPAVIYPSSAALGSLSHQRMPRSAKAGHLVTKVTAVDADSGHNAWISYRLAEATDASLFTVNQYTGEVRTKRAVYEQDDSSQRLLIEIKDDGQPVQSATATVSILLEDGLHEPILDLRHKMSEPSKKTGRITLYLILSLASVSVLSLVTFLILAVKCIRGSRSSGSCCMRRSDCDDYKNPNRNLQIQLNTDGPIKYVEVLGGDMMSQSQSFRSCMSPMSEYSDFTLIKPSSTTDFKEVISVLDASLPDSTWTFESQQVSQGSSNLNT, from the coding sequence atgacaaagaaaatggGATACCGAGACTGGAGATGGCAGGCGCTCTGGTGGCATCAGCTCTTTATCCTGTGGAGTACAATAGAAGCACAGACTCGCTACAGCATCCCAGAGGAACTAAAACCGGGTTCTGTGGTCGGAAATCTCGCCAAAGATTTGGGTTTGTCATTAGCTGAGATTTTTTACCGTAAGCTGCGGGTCGCCTCTGAGGCTGGCGAGCAGTATTTCAGCGTGGATGCGGGGAAGGGCGAGCTGGTGGTGAATGACAGAATAGACAGAGAGGCTCTGTGTGGACAAAGCGTCAGCTGTGTTTTACCTTTACAACTTGTTATTGAAAACCCCTTACATTTACACCGACTTGATGTAGAAATTAAAGATATTAATGATAATTCTCCCGTGTTTCAAGCAAAACAATTGTCTATAAAAATAGCAGAAACAGCGGCAGTGGGAACACGCTTCGCATTGGAGAATGCAGAGGATCTGGATGTTGGAAGTAACTCAGTAAAATCATACAGTTTGTCAAGAAACGAATGTTTTGCGCTAAAAATGAAGGAGGTAGATGATGGCAGAGCAGTCCCCGAACTAGTGTTGGAAAAATCTCTTGATCGAGAGAAGAAAGCTGTTCATGAACTAAAATTGACTGCAGTCGATGGGGGAAATCCGGCCCTGTCCGGTACAGCGCAAATTGTAATTCATGTGCTTGATGCAAACGACAATTTCCCAGTATtcgaaaaaaacaattataaaatttCTTTACCAGAAAATACTGAGAAGGGTACCTCTGTGATTAAAATTACTGCTACTGACGCAGATGAGGGACCGAACGGAGAAATTGAGTTCTTTTTTGGTCCGAGGACCCCAGAGTCCGTCTTATccatatttgaaataaaatcattaactGGAGATATTTATTTAACGGGAAATTTGGATTATGAAAAATCCACCTCctataaaatagaaatatctgCGAAAGACAAAGGAGTTCCTGAAATGGAGAGCCACTGTCGACTACAGGTTGATGTTTTAGACATTAATGACAATATACCGGAAATTGTTCTCACCTCGGAACCTCAGCCTGTGCGGGAAGACGCACCAAGCGGTACAGTAGTTGCTTTGCTTAATGCACGTGATGCTGACTCTGGTAATAATAGCAAAGTTACGCTGCATTCAAATGAAGTCTTTCCTTTTGCCCTTAAACCTTCGTTTTCTAATATTTATGCGCTGGTTACAAGCGGCCCTTTGGATAGAGAAAAATTCTCAGAGTATAATATCGAAATAACAGCGAGTGATTCAGGTTCTCCTCCACTTTCTAGTAAAAAAGTTATACCAGTAACTATCATTGATGTGAATGACAATCCTCCAATTTTCAGTCAGGCCTCATATGACgtgtatttaaaagaaaatggattaCCAGGATCTATACTTTATTCAGTATCAGCGTCTGATCTGGATTCTGGTGAAAACGCAAAGATCTCTTACTCCATACTGGACTCTAAAGTGCAGGACGTCTCTGTCTCGTCTTATGTTTACATTAACTCAGATAACGGGAGCATCTACAGCATGCACTCGTTTGACTATGAGAAGCTGAAAGTGTTTCAGATTCAGGTTCAGGCAAAGGACCAGGGCTCTCCCTCTCTCAGCAGCAACGCCACTGTCCATGTTTTCATCCTGGACCAGAACGATAATACCCCCGCTGTTATTTACCCCTCCTCCGCTGCCCTGGGCTCCCTCTCTCACCAGAGGATGCCCCGCTCCGCTAAAGCGGGTCACCTGGTTACCAAGGTAACGGCCGTGGACGCTGACTCGGGCCATAATGCCTGGATCTCATACAGACTAGCGGAGGCCACAGACGCCTCTCTGTTCACCGTCAATCAGTACACAGGAGAGGTGAGGACTAAACGCGCTGTGTACGAGCAGGACGACTCCTCTCAGAGGCTGCTGATAGAGATCAAGGACGACGGGCAACCGGTTCAGTCCGCCACCGCCACGGTGTCCATCCTACTGGAGGACGGTCTCCATGAACCCATTTTAGACCTCCGACACAAAATGTCCGAGCCCAGCAAGAAAACTGGCAGAATCACCCTTTATTTGATTCTGTCTCTGGCCTCAGTGTCCGTGCTGTCTCTGGTGACTTTTCTCATCCTGGCGGTGAAATGCATCAGGGGCAGCAGAAGCAGCGGGAGCTGCTGCATGAGAAGGAGCGACTGTGATGATTACAAGAACCCCAACAGAAACCTGCAGATTCAGCTCAACACTGACGGACCTATAAAATACGTGGAGGTCCTGGGAGGAGACATGATGTCTCAGAGTCAGTCGTTCAGGTCCTGCATGTCTCCGATGTCAGAGTACAGTGATTTCACATTGATCAAACCCAGCAGCACCACAGACTTTAAAGAAGTCATCAGTGTTCTGGACGCGTCTTTACCCGACAGCACCTGGACCTTTGAGAGCCAGCAGGTGAGTCAAGGGAGCAGCAACcttaatacataa
- the LOC114138954 gene encoding protocadherin gamma-C5-like produces MTKRKGNRGWRWLALWWHHFSLFCSTIDAQNRYSIPEELKQGSVVGSLARDLGLGLSDIFDRKMRLASDAGEQFFSVDVGKGELIVKDRIDREALCGQSASCVLPLQIVVENPLQSHRIEVEIIDINDNSPSFPTQEINLKIPESVVVGKRFPLESAEDSDVGSNSLKSYSLSKNDYFSLKFKQTKNGQAVPELMLEKPLDREKNAVHQLLLSALDGGNPARSGTCKIIITVLDINDNFPVFSENEYKISLKENCTKGTFVIKLTAIDADDGLNGEVTYLFGSRTPQSVLSTFEINDESGEMLLKGPLDYETSKSYHIDISAKDKGTPEMEGHCRVQVDVEDINDNAPEIVLTSKPSPVREDAPRGTVVALISARDGDSGDNGKVVLHLSKRFPFTLKPSFSNNYELLTNGPLDREKISQFDIELKAFDSGFPQLSSSTIIAVSVTDVNDNPPVFTQSFYNVYLKENGIPGSILYSVSASDLDSGENAKISYSILDSKVQDVSVSSYVYINSDNGSIYSMHSFDYEKLKVFQIQVQAKDQGSPSLSSNATVHVFILDQNDNTPAVIYPSSAALGSLSHQRMPRSAKAGHLVTKVTAVDADSGHNAWISYRLAEATDASLFTVNQYTGEVRTKRAVYEQDDSSQRLLIEIKDDGQPVQSATATVSILLEDGLHEPILDLRHKMSEPSKKTGRITLYLILSLASVSVLSLVTFLILAVKCIRGSRSSGSCCMRRSDCDDYKNPNRNLQIQLNTDGPIKYVEVLGGDMMSQSQSFRSCMSPMSEYSDFTLIKPSSTTDFKEVISVLDASLPDSTWTFESQQVSSKNCIITLVE; encoded by the coding sequence ATgacaaagagaaaaggaaatcGGGGCTGGAGATGGCTGGCTCTTTGGTGGCatcatttttcccttttttgcaGTACAATAGATGCACAGAATCGCTACAGCATCCCGGAGGAACTAAAACAGGGATCGGTGGTTGGAAGTCTTGCCAGAGATCTAGGGTTGGGATTATCGGACATTTTTGACCGTAAGATGCGCCTTGCCTCTGATGCTGGTGAGCAGTTTTTCAGCGTGGATGTGGGGAAGGGCGAACTGATCGTGAAAGACAGAATAGACAGAGAGGCTTTATGTGGACAAAGCGCCAGCTGCGTTCTACCCCTGCAGATAGTTGTTGAAAATCCTTTGCAGTCTCATCGGATTGAAGTGGAAATAATAGACATTAATGACAATTCTCCGAGTTTTCCTACGCAGGAAATTAACCTTAAAATACCTGAATCCGTGGTTGTCGGAAAACGCTTTCCTTTAGAAAGCGCTGAGGACTCTGACGTTGGAAGTAATTCTTTAAAATCATACTCCCTGagcaaaaatgattatttttctttaaagtttaaacaaacaaaaaatggacAAGCTGTCCCGGAATTGATGTTAGAGAAGCCATTAGACAGAGAAAAGAATGCTGTACATCAGTTGTTACTGTCGGCATTAGATGGAGGAAATCCTGCCAGATCAGGAACCTGTAAAATTATAATCACTGTTCTCGACATTAACGataattttccagtttttagcGAAAATGAGTACAAGATTTCTTTAAAGGAGAACTGTACTAAAGGGACATTTGTTATCAAATTGACAGCCATCGATGCTGATGATGGTCTTAATGGTGAAGTGACTTATTTATTTGGGTCTCGTACTCCACAGTCTGTCCTATCGACGTTTGAAATCAATGATGAAAGCGGGGAAATGTTGTTAAAAGGTCCTCTAGATTATGAGACAAGTAAATCGTACCATATCGATATAAGTGCTAAAGACAAAGGGACTCCGGAAATGGAGGGACACTGTCGTGTCCAAGTTGACGTTGAGGATATAAATGATAATGCTCCAGAGATTGTGCTCACTTCTAAACCCAGTCCCGTACGCGAAGACGCTCCCCGTGGAACAGTGGTAGCTTTGATAAGCGCACGAGACGGTGACTCGGGTGATAACGGAAAAGTGGTGTTACATCTCTCAAAGAGGTTTCCGTTCACCCTAAAACCTTCGTTTTCTAATAACTATGAACTGCTGACCAACGGTCCGCTAGACCGTGAGAAAATTTCACAGTTTGATATCGAATTAAAAGCTTTTGATTCAGGTTTTCCTCAGCTATCCAGTAGTACAATTATAGCTGTTAGCGTCACTGATGTGAATGATAACCCACCTGTTTTTACCCAGTCCTTTTATAATGTGTATTTAAAAGAGAACGGAATCCCGGGATCTATACTTTATTCAGTATCAGCATCTGATCTGGATTCTGGTGAAAACGCAAAGATCTCTTACTCCATACTGGACTCTAAAGTGCAGGACGTCTCTGTCTCGTCTTATGTTTACATTAACTCAGATAACGGGAGCATCTACAGCATGCACTCGTTTGACTATGAGAAGCTGAAAGTGTTTCAGATTCAGGTTCAGGCAAAGGACCAGGGCTCTCCCTCTCTCAGCAGCAACGCCACTGTCCATGTTTTCATCCTGGACCAGAACGATAATACCCCCGCTGTTATTTACCCCTCCTCCGCTGCCCTGGGCTCCCTCTCTCATCAGAGGATGCCCCGCTCCGCTAAAGCGGGTCACCTGGTTACTAAGGTAACAGCCGTGGACGCTGATTCGGGCCATAATGCCTGGATCTCATACAGACTAGCGGAGGCCACAGACGCCTCTCTGTTCACCGTCAATCAGTACACAGGAGAGGTGAGGACTAAACGCGCTGTGTACGAGCAGGACGACTCCTCTCAGAGGCTGCTGATAGAGATCAAGGACGACGGGCAGCCGGTTCAGTCTGCCACCGCCACGGTGTCCATCCTACTGGAGGACGGTCTCCATGAACCCATTTTAGACCTCCGACACAAAATGTCCGAGCCCAGCAAGAAAACTGGCAGAATCACCCTTTATTTGATTCTGTCTCTGGCCTCAGTGTCCGTGCTGTCTCTGGTGACTTTTCTCATCCTGGCGGTGAAATGCATCAGGGGCAGCAGAAGCAGCGGGAGCTGCTGCATGAGACGGAGCGACTGTGATGATTACAAGAACCCCAACAGAAACCTGCAGATTCAGCTCAACACTGACGGACCTATAAAATACGTGGAGGTCCTGGGAGGAGACATGATGTCTCAGAGTCAGTCGTTCAGGTCCTGCATGTCTCCGATGTCAGAGTACAGTGATTTCACATTGATCAAACCCAGCAGCACCACAGACTTTAAAGAAGTCATCAGTGTTCTGGACGCGTCTTTACCCGACAGCACCTGGACCTTTGAGAGCCAACAGGTGAGCTCAAAGAATTGCATTATCACATTAGTTGAATAA
- the LOC114138957 gene encoding protocadherin gamma-C5-like, whose product MERAGRGIMWNKLSTWQVLLWWHNFFILWSTIDAQTRYSIPEELKRGSVVGNIAKDLGLLVPELLRRKMRITSEAGKQYFNVDLGKGELLVTDRIDREELCGQRPSCLLPLELVIDNPLQVHRVEIEIQDTNDHSPSFLTKEKVVKIAELVNPGARFPLESATDPDVGANSVRTYLISKNEHFKLTVKNLKDGRKIPELVLEKALDRETQAVHNLVITAVDGGDPVRSGTSEITVIVLDNNDNAPQFEKQVYEANVSERSAIGTEILQVKASDADEGLNGEIEYVFAEQTSDIILSLFDINPSTGVITVKGVLDHESNSLHRFDITAKDKGSPEMDGHCGVEIKINDINDNNPEIVVTSLTTPVPEDSAIGTVIAIISTRDADSGDNGKVTLTLSPKSLFKLNPSISKHFSLVTNGPLDREKNSQYSIKITASDSGKPPLTSEKTIIVQLLDVNDNPPVFSQKLYTVYVKENNDPGMILCSVSASDLDSGENAKISYSILDSKVQDVSVSSYVYINSDNGSIYSMHSFDYEKLKVFQIQVQAKDQGSPSLSSNATVHVFILDQNDNTPAVIYPSSAALGSLSHQRMPRSAKAGHLVTKVTAVDADSGHNAWISYRLAEATDASLFTVNQYTGEVRTKRAVYEQDDSSQRLLIEIKDDGQPVQSATATVSILLEDGLHEPILDLRHKMSEPSKKTGRITLYLILSLASVSVLSLVTFLILAVKCIRGSRSSGSCCMRRSDCDDYKNPNRNLQIQLNTDGPIKYVEVLGGDMMSQSQSFRSCMSPMSEYSDFTLIKPSSTTDFKEVISVLDASLPDSTWTFESQQVS is encoded by the coding sequence TGGGTTTGCTTGTGCCTGAACTGCTTCGGCGTAAAATGCGGATAACCTCGGAGGCTGGTAAGCAGTATTTTAATGTAGACTTGGGAAAGGGAGAGCTGCTGGTGACCGACAGAATAGACAGGGAGGAATTGTGTGGACAAAGGCCGTCCTGTTTGCTGCCTTTGGAGCTGGTTATAGATAACCCGCTGCAGGTGCACAGAGTTGAAATTGAAATACAGGATACGAACGATCATTCCCCTAGTTTTCTCACTAAAGAGAAAGTGGTGAAAATTGCGGAGTTAGTAAATCCAGGTGCGCGGTTTCCCTTAGAGAGTGCCACTGATCCTGATGTCGGTGCTAATTCTGTACGCACGTATCTCATAAGCAAAAATGAGCATTTTAAATTGACAGTTAAAAATCTTAAAGATGGGAGAAAAATTCCTGAACTGGTGCTTGAAAAAGCTCTTGATCGAGAGACGCAGGCTGTACACAACCTCGTCATTACAGCTGTGGACGGGGGAGATCCGGTGCGTTCAGGGACGTCAGAAATCACAGTTATAGTTCTCGATAACAATGATAATGCACCGCAATTTGAAAAACAAGTATATGAAGCTAACGTCAGCGAAAGGTCTGCAATTGGAACCGAAATCCTGCAGGTTAAAGCTTCAGATGCAGATGAAGGACTGAATGGAGAAATAGAATATGTGTTTGCAGAGCAAACTTCAGATATTATTTTATCCTTATTTGACATCAACCCATCCACTGGGGTTATTACTGTCAAAGGGGTTTTAGACCATGAATCAAATTCTTTACACAGATTCGATATAACTGCAAAAGACAAAGGAAGTCCGGAAATGGACGGTCATTGTGGAGtggaaatcaaaataaatgacatcaaTGACAATAATCCTGAAATAGTTGTTACCTCTTTAACAACACCCGTTCCCGAAGACTCTGCAATTGGAACAGTCATTGCAATCATAAGCACAAGAGACGCAGACTCAGGTGACAATGGGAAAGTGACATTAACGTTGTCACCCAAATCCCTGTTCAAATTAAACCCATCgatctcaaaacatttttcactagTCACAAATGGTCCACTTGACCGTGAAAAAAATAGCCAGTATAGTATTAAGATAACCGCCTCTGATTCTGGAAAACCGCCATTAACAAgtgaaaaaacaataatagtTCAACTTTTGGATGTAAATGACAATCCACCAGTTTTCTCTCAAAAATTGTACACAGtttatgttaaagaaaacaatgatCCAGGGATGATTTTGTGCTCGGTATCAGCATCTGATCTGGATTCTGGTGAAAACGCAAAGATCTCTTACTCCATACTGGACTCTAAAGTGCAGGACGTCTCTGTCTCGTCTTATGTTTACATTAACTCAGATAACGGGAGCATCTACAGCATGCACTCGTTTGACTATGAGAAGCTGAAAGTGTTTCAGATTCAGGTTCAGGCAAAGGACCAGGGCTCTCCCTCTCTCAGCAGCAACGCCACTGTCCATGTTTTCATCCTGGACCAGAACGATAATACCCCCGCTGTTATTTACCCCTCCTCCGCTGCCCTGGGCTCCCTCTCTCATCAGAGGATGCCCCGCTCCGCTAAAGCGGGTCACCTGGTTACTAAGGTAACAGCCGTGGACGCTGATTCGGGCCATAATGCCTGGATCTCATACAGACTAGCGGAGGCCACAGACGCCTCTCTGTTCACCGTCAATCAGTACACAGGAGAGGTGAGGACTAAACGCGCTGTGTACGAGCAGGACGACTCCTCTCAGAGGCTGCTGATAGAGATCAAGGACGACGGGCAGCCGGTTCAGTCTGCCACCGCCACGGTGTCCATCCTACTGGAGGACGGTCTCCACGAACCCATTTTAGACCTCCGACACAAAATGTCCGAGCCCAGCAAGAAAACTGGCAGAATCACCCTTTATTTGATTCTGTCTCTGGCCTCAGTGTCCGTGCTGTCTCTGGTGACTTTTCTCATCCTGGCGGTGAAATGCATCAGGGGCAGCAGAAGCAGCGGGAGCTGCTGCATGAGAAGGAGCGACTGTGATGATTACAAGAACCCCAACAGAAACCTGCAGATTCAGCTCAACACTGATGGACCTATAAAATACGTGGAGGTCCTGGGAGGAGACATGATGTCTCAGAGTCAGTCGTTCAGGTCCTGCATGTCTCCGATGTCAGAGTACAGTGATTTCACATTGATCAAACCCAGCAGCACCACAGACTTTAAAGAAGTCATCAGTGTTCTGGACGCGTCTTTACCCGACAGCACCTGGACCTTTGAGAGCCAACAGGTGAGCTAA